A single region of the Triticum dicoccoides isolate Atlit2015 ecotype Zavitan chromosome 2B, WEW_v2.0, whole genome shotgun sequence genome encodes:
- the LOC119362709 gene encoding translation initiation factor IF-2-like, which yields MAAKVLQLCSTDGKVLIAPAWDYRPAAAQARPLEMRVPSRVLERVLQYWTKHSLAKATGESRESLARWDADFQRRLEEDGLAKDAAAAAQELRRHDVHHGGRPRRHAGTGASGVTAPATATRADPVRAWCQLVHHLKGVDHGEPSPAPMVPIAFHASAVAARPGLATTLPAAAGAQPIGVRCAIRARGRQRTEDEESSCHHRKLTASKASKPRSSVCQPATATAPVKKVSRPLVASKACSFVGSTPLPAPATAVKKMTPAASTLRARRGMGELSCKVPKQNQSPLPVIAVAAPMKQPIPWLRLVVLRLP from the exons ATGGCGGCCAAGGTGCTCCAGCTCTGCAGCACCGACGGCAAG GTGCTCATCGCTCCGGCGTGGGACTATCGCCCGGCCGCCGCCCAAGCCCGCCCGCTGGAGATGCGGGTGCCATCGCGCGTCCTCGAGAGGGTGCTCCAGTATTGGACCAAGCACAGCCTGGCCAAGGCCACCGGTGAGTCCCGGGAGTCCCTCGCCCGCTGGGATGCTGACTTCCAGCGCCGTCTCGAGGAAGACGGCCTCGCCAAGGATGCCGCCGCAGCCGCCCAAGAACTCCGCCGCCACGACGTCCACCATGGAGGGCGTCCCCGTCGCCACGCCGGCACGGGCGCATCTGGTGTCACTGCTCCAGCCACCGCTACCCGTGCTGATCCCGTCCGTGCCTGGTGCCAACTCGTTCACCACCTCAAGGGTGTCGACCACGGAGAACCTAGCCCAGCGCCGATGGTGCCCATCGCTTTCCATGCCTCTGCCGTCGCCGCGCGCCCTGGGCTTGCCACCACCTTGCCGGCCGCTGCTGGTGCTCAACCCATTGGTGTCCGGTGCGCCATCCGTGCCCGTGGACGCCAGAGGACTGAAGACGAGGAGTCCTCTTGCCACCACCGCAAGCTCACGGCTTCCAAGGCTTCCAAGCCTCGCTCTTCGGTCTGCCAGCCTGCCACTGCTACTGCGCCCGTGAAGAAGGTCTCTC gaccttta GTCGCTTCCAAGGCTTGCTCTTTCGTCGGCTCTACACCACTGCCTGCCCCTGCCACTGCTGTGAAGAAGATGACTCCAGCAGCTTCAACTCTGCGCGCAAGAAGGGGGATGGGGGAGCTCAGCTGCAAGGTTCCGAAGCAAAACCAATCGCCATTGCCTGTCATTGCTGTTGCAGCACCAATGAAGCAACCAATTCCTTGGCTACGTCTAGTGGTATTACGCCTTCCCTAG